In one window of Bos mutus isolate GX-2022 chromosome 13, NWIPB_WYAK_1.1, whole genome shotgun sequence DNA:
- the LOC102269850 gene encoding WAP four-disulfide core domain protein 5 produces the protein MRAQSLLLLVALLGLESQLPAALGRRKGEKSGGCPPDDGPCLLSVPDQCLHDSQCPSGMKCCHQGCFLQCVRKVSVKMGRCPEDRLRCVSPVQHLCSKDSDCQGRKRCCLGACGRDCRNPV, from the exons ATGAGAGCCCAGAGCCTCCTCCTCCTGGTGGCCCTCCTGGGTTTGGAGAGCCAGTTACCTGCTGCCttgggcaggaggaagggag AGAAGTCTGGGGGCTGCCCACCGGATGACGGGCCCTGCCTCCTCTCCGTGCCTGATCAGTGTCTGCACGACAGCCAGTGTCCCTCAGGGATGAAGTGCTGTCACCAAGGGTGCTTCCTCCAGTGTGTCCGGAAGGTTTCAG TTAAGATGGGCAGATGCCCCGAGGACCGTCTGCGCTGCGTTAGCCCCGTGCAGCACCTGTGCTCCAAGGACTCGGACTGCCAGGGCCGCAAGCGGTGCTGCCTGGGTGCCTGCGGCCGGGACTGCAGAAACCCCGTCTGA